A portion of the Gemmatimonas sp. UBA7669 genome contains these proteins:
- a CDS encoding PP2C family protein-serine/threonine phosphatase — translation MTVPDSHNETPPGEPPASDMLAGRVVARVFALTDVGRSREHNEDTYLVAELETGSALDFDLGYHEITADAHGLLFLVADGMGGAASGELASSMAGALVLEELRQQWSEAPPSGQRFAEALRDATVHANTRIHQHARENPEHRGMGTTATVAGLLRDTLFVVQVGDSRAYLIREGQARQLTKDQSLMQRLVEAGELTPEEAEVSDRRNIILQALGPEAHVTVDITHQQLRRGDLLLLCSDGLSGLVKGDEMAVLATRYPDVRALCRELVALANSRGGPDNITVIAVQFEGEGLEHSLITDRVGYHAFPLAGTLNDHTREAVVMTPVDPVRSIRSDPTPRYGTKPPTREELRDAYAKRPTPVDVPLVGATPPVLEERKRALMPVYLTLGVAAVAALVWTAWQLYRG, via the coding sequence GTGACCGTTCCCGATTCCCACAACGAGACGCCACCGGGCGAACCGCCGGCCAGCGACATGCTTGCCGGCCGGGTCGTCGCCCGTGTGTTTGCCCTTACCGACGTTGGCCGCTCCCGCGAGCACAACGAGGACACCTACCTCGTGGCCGAGCTCGAAACGGGGTCGGCGCTCGACTTCGATCTTGGGTACCACGAGATCACGGCCGACGCGCATGGCCTGCTGTTCCTGGTGGCCGACGGCATGGGCGGCGCCGCCTCAGGCGAACTGGCGAGTTCCATGGCGGGGGCGCTGGTGCTCGAGGAATTGCGTCAGCAATGGAGTGAGGCGCCACCCAGCGGGCAGCGGTTCGCGGAGGCGCTGCGGGACGCCACGGTGCATGCCAATACGCGCATCCACCAGCACGCCCGCGAGAACCCCGAGCATCGGGGCATGGGCACCACCGCCACCGTCGCCGGCTTGCTGCGCGACACACTGTTCGTCGTGCAGGTGGGGGATAGCCGTGCCTATCTGATTCGCGAAGGACAGGCCCGGCAACTCACCAAGGACCAGTCGCTCATGCAGCGTCTGGTCGAAGCCGGCGAGTTGACGCCGGAAGAAGCCGAGGTCAGCGATCGCCGCAACATCATTCTGCAGGCGCTCGGCCCCGAAGCCCATGTGACCGTGGACATCACGCATCAGCAGCTCCGACGCGGTGACCTGCTGCTGCTCTGCAGCGACGGCCTGTCGGGCCTCGTCAAGGGCGATGAAATGGCGGTGCTGGCCACGCGATATCCCGATGTGCGCGCACTCTGCCGGGAGTTGGTGGCGTTGGCCAACAGCCGCGGCGGACCGGACAACATCACCGTCATTGCGGTGCAGTTCGAAGGTGAGGGCCTCGAGCATTCGCTCATCACCGATCGTGTGGGCTATCACGCCTTCCCGCTCGCGGGCACACTCAATGACCACACGCGCGAAGCCGTGGTCATGACACCGGTCGATCCGGTACGCTCCATTCGCAGCGATCCGACGCCGCGTTACGGCACCAAGCCGCCGACCCGCGAAGAGCTGCGCGACGCCTACGCCAAGCGCCCCACACCGGTCGACGTACCGCTCGTGGGTGCAACGCCGCCGGTTCTCGAGGAGCGCAAGCGTGCGCTCATGCCGGTGTATCTCACACTCGGTGTCGCGGCGGTGGCGGCCCTCGTGTGGACCGCCTGGCAGTTGTATCGGGGCTGA